In Lepisosteus oculatus isolate fLepOcu1 chromosome 17, fLepOcu1.hap2, whole genome shotgun sequence, a genomic segment contains:
- the degs1 gene encoding sphingolipid delta(4)-desaturase DES1 isoform X1 produces MGNRVARDDYEWVYTDQPHADRRKEILAKYPEIKSLMGPDPRIKWIVCMMLLVQFLAFYLVKDLDWKWVLFWTYAFGSCINHSMTLAIHEISHNTAFGNNRAMWNRWFAIFANLPIGLPYSAFFKRYHLDHHRYLGGDGIDVDIPTAFEGWFFCTRFRKFVWIILQPLFYAVRPLCINPKPVSRLEIINLAVQVAFDAGLYYLWGIKPLVYMLAGSMLGMGLHPISGHFIAEHYMFLKGHETYSYYGSLNLLTFNVGYHNEHHDFPSIPGRRLPQVKKIAAEYYDDLPHYTSWVKVLYDFIMDDTLSPYSRVKRKLKGEIKQE; encoded by the exons ATGGGGAACCGAGTGGCCCGGGACGACTACGAGTGGGTCTACACGGACCAGCCGCACGCCGACCGCAGGAAGGAGATCCTGG CGAAGTACCCGGAGATCAAGTCCCTCATGGGCCCTGACCCCAGGATCAAGTGGATCGTGTGCATGATGTTGCTGGTCCAGTTCCTGGCGTTCTACCTGGTCAAAGACCTGGACTGGAAGTGGGTGCTGTTCTGGACTTATGCTTTCGGCAGCTGCATCAACCACTCCATGACGCTGGCCATCCACGAAATCTCCCACAACACGGCCTTCGGCAACAACCGGGCCATGTGGAACCGCTGGTTTGCCATCTTCGCCAACCTGCCCATTGGCCTCCCTTATTCTGCCTTCTTCAAGAGGTACCACCTGGACCACCACCGCTACCTGGGCGGCGACGGCATCGACGTGGACATCCCCACCGCCTTCGAGGGCTGGTTCTTCTGCACGCGCTTCCGCAAGTTCGTCTGGATCATCCTGCAGCCCCTCTTCTACGCCGTCCGCCCGCTCTGCATCAACCCCAAGCCCGTCAGCCGCCTGGAGATCATCAACCTGGCCGTGCAGGTGGCCTTCGACGCAGGCCTGTATTACCTGTGGGGCATCAAGCCCCTGGTGTACATGCTGGCTGGCTCGATGCTGGGCATGGGCCTGCACCCCATCTCCGGCCACTTCATCGCCGAGCACTACATGTTCCTCAAGGGTCACGAGACCTACTCCTACTACGGCTCCCTCAACCTGCTCACCTTCAACGTGGGCTACCACAACGAGCACCACGACTTCCCCAGCATCCCCGGACGCAGGCTGCCTCAG GTGAAGAAGATTGCAGCTGAGTACTACGATGACCTGCCACACTACACCTCCTgggtgaaagtactgtatgatttTATCATGGATGACACTCTGAGTCCCTACTCTCGTGTGAAGAGAAAGCTGAAGGGAGAGATCAAGCAGGAGTGA
- the degs1 gene encoding sphingolipid delta(4)-desaturase DES1 isoform X2 — translation MGPDPRIKWIVCMMLLVQFLAFYLVKDLDWKWVLFWTYAFGSCINHSMTLAIHEISHNTAFGNNRAMWNRWFAIFANLPIGLPYSAFFKRYHLDHHRYLGGDGIDVDIPTAFEGWFFCTRFRKFVWIILQPLFYAVRPLCINPKPVSRLEIINLAVQVAFDAGLYYLWGIKPLVYMLAGSMLGMGLHPISGHFIAEHYMFLKGHETYSYYGSLNLLTFNVGYHNEHHDFPSIPGRRLPQVKKIAAEYYDDLPHYTSWVKVLYDFIMDDTLSPYSRVKRKLKGEIKQE, via the exons ATGGGCCCTGACCCCAGGATCAAGTGGATCGTGTGCATGATGTTGCTGGTCCAGTTCCTGGCGTTCTACCTGGTCAAAGACCTGGACTGGAAGTGGGTGCTGTTCTGGACTTATGCTTTCGGCAGCTGCATCAACCACTCCATGACGCTGGCCATCCACGAAATCTCCCACAACACGGCCTTCGGCAACAACCGGGCCATGTGGAACCGCTGGTTTGCCATCTTCGCCAACCTGCCCATTGGCCTCCCTTATTCTGCCTTCTTCAAGAGGTACCACCTGGACCACCACCGCTACCTGGGCGGCGACGGCATCGACGTGGACATCCCCACCGCCTTCGAGGGCTGGTTCTTCTGCACGCGCTTCCGCAAGTTCGTCTGGATCATCCTGCAGCCCCTCTTCTACGCCGTCCGCCCGCTCTGCATCAACCCCAAGCCCGTCAGCCGCCTGGAGATCATCAACCTGGCCGTGCAGGTGGCCTTCGACGCAGGCCTGTATTACCTGTGGGGCATCAAGCCCCTGGTGTACATGCTGGCTGGCTCGATGCTGGGCATGGGCCTGCACCCCATCTCCGGCCACTTCATCGCCGAGCACTACATGTTCCTCAAGGGTCACGAGACCTACTCCTACTACGGCTCCCTCAACCTGCTCACCTTCAACGTGGGCTACCACAACGAGCACCACGACTTCCCCAGCATCCCCGGACGCAGGCTGCCTCAG GTGAAGAAGATTGCAGCTGAGTACTACGATGACCTGCCACACTACACCTCCTgggtgaaagtactgtatgatttTATCATGGATGACACTCTGAGTCCCTACTCTCGTGTGAAGAGAAAGCTGAAGGGAGAGATCAAGCAGGAGTGA